In a single window of the Acetivibrio clariflavus DSM 19732 genome:
- a CDS encoding DUF58 domain-containing protein, translating to MVSKELIKKIRQVEIKSNKLVEEIFSGEYRSGFRGKGIEFDDIREYYPGDDVRNIDWNVTARHNKAFVKQFCEERELNMFLLIDMSRSNSFGNKKDLIAEVSATLAFSACKNNDKVGVIFFTDKVEKFIPSSNGRKHVLSIIEHILSFEPESAGTDLAKALQYFNRVVKRHSVVFVISDFLDDGYIKDIKITDRKHDLVLIHIIDRAEELIPAGAIFTFEDLETGETLVLDNMKEERKINTDIALFKRNLINIYTDEDYVKPLKQFFRRRGQK from the coding sequence ATGGTTTCTAAAGAGCTAATTAAAAAAATAAGACAGGTTGAAATAAAATCAAATAAGTTAGTGGAAGAAATTTTTTCCGGTGAATACCGTTCCGGATTTAGAGGCAAAGGTATTGAATTTGATGATATAAGGGAGTATTATCCCGGAGATGATGTACGGAACATTGACTGGAATGTTACCGCTCGTCATAACAAAGCCTTTGTCAAACAGTTTTGTGAGGAAAGAGAATTGAATATGTTTCTATTAATCGATATGTCCCGCTCAAACAGTTTTGGCAACAAAAAGGACCTTATTGCTGAAGTAAGCGCAACTCTGGCTTTTTCAGCATGCAAAAACAATGACAAAGTAGGAGTAATTTTCTTTACTGACAAGGTTGAGAAATTTATTCCTTCATCCAACGGCAGAAAGCATGTTTTATCCATAATTGAACACATATTGAGCTTTGAGCCCGAATCTGCCGGAACAGACCTTGCAAAGGCACTGCAATATTTTAACCGTGTAGTAAAAAGACATAGTGTAGTTTTTGTAATTTCGGATTTTCTTGATGACGGATATATAAAAGATATAAAGATTACAGATAGAAAGCATGACCTGGTTTTGATTCATATAATAGACCGGGCTGAAGAATTAATTCCGGCTGGAGCCATCTTTACTTTTGAAGATCTTGAAACCGGCGAAACCCTTGTTTTGGACAACATGAAGGAAGAACGAAAGATTAATACCGATATTGCTTTATTTAAACGAAACCTCATTAATATTTATACTGATGAAGATTATGTCAAACCCTTAAAACAATTTTTCAGAAGAAGGGGACAAAAATGA
- a CDS encoding AAA family ATPase, translating to MDLDITKEANIIAVLKEEIHKVIIGQEYMIDRILIGLLTGGHILLEGVPGLAKSLTASTIAQVVGLDFKRIQFTPDLLPADILGTEIYNQKTGEFIIKQGPIFSNLILADEINRAPAKVQSALLEAMQEKQVTIGEKTYPLDKPFLVIATQNPLEQQGTYPLPEAQQDRFMLKLKINYPGRDEERKIIDAFTSEESSQPEIRKILSREDIFRLKKVIDNIHVDENIKNYVLDIVLKTREESSYISCGASPRASISLIKAAKGRAFIKGRNFVIPDDVKAMAYDVLRHRILLSYEAEADSITPENIIANILEQVNLP from the coding sequence ATGGATTTGGATATCACAAAGGAAGCAAATATTATTGCGGTATTAAAAGAAGAAATACATAAAGTAATAATCGGCCAGGAATATATGATTGACAGAATTCTCATTGGCCTGTTGACAGGCGGCCATATTCTGTTAGAAGGTGTACCCGGACTTGCAAAATCATTAACTGCCAGTACAATAGCTCAAGTTGTAGGGCTTGATTTCAAGCGAATCCAATTTACACCGGATTTATTGCCGGCAGATATATTGGGTACCGAGATATACAATCAAAAAACCGGTGAATTTATAATAAAACAAGGTCCCATATTCAGCAATTTAATCCTTGCCGATGAAATAAACCGTGCACCGGCAAAGGTTCAATCGGCCTTGCTTGAAGCCATGCAGGAAAAGCAGGTTACCATAGGCGAAAAAACCTATCCTTTGGACAAGCCTTTTTTGGTAATTGCTACCCAGAATCCACTCGAGCAGCAGGGTACCTACCCTCTTCCCGAGGCTCAGCAAGACCGTTTTATGCTTAAATTAAAAATAAACTATCCCGGCAGAGATGAAGAAAGAAAAATAATAGATGCCTTTACATCGGAAGAATCTTCTCAGCCTGAGATAAGAAAAATTTTAAGCCGGGAAGATATTTTCCGACTGAAGAAAGTAATTGACAATATTCATGTGGATGAAAATATCAAAAACTATGTACTTGACATTGTTTTAAAAACCAGGGAAGAATCATCATATATCTCCTGCGGTGCTTCCCCCCGTGCTTCAATAAGTCTTATTAAGGCTGCAAAGGGACGAGCATTCATAAAAGGCAGAAATTTTGTTATTCCCGATGATGTTAAAGCAATGGCTTACGATGTTTTAAGGCACAGAATTTTACTGTCCTATGAAGCGGAAGCCGACAGCATTACTCCGGAAAACATAATAGCCAATATTTTGGAACAGGTTAATTTGCCTTGA
- a CDS encoding MGDG synthase family glycosyltransferase produces the protein MNVLYLSISMGAGHLKAAEALKEYVDQRYPDSRSQIIDTFKYVNPIVHKIFVDGYLSLIKNIPCVYGALYRMSERMENINRLSNALSKAFSYKLVKLIKDFNPSIIVCTHPFPLQIVSCLKKEKKINIPSIGILTDYVNHPFWFHDNIESYIVAHDNIKRDMVKCGIPENRIHTYGIPVSKVFLQKTSRCKLLEKYGLKDKFTVLIMGGSLGFGNIKKVFLAFLECKRDIQLIVVTGKNIKLKHQLQNFINHYNKNVLLIGYTNEVNNLMDIADLIITKPGGMTISEALVKELPILIMSPIPGQEERNCYFLTSNGAAEKIDDEKDIKKIIDTILDTPHKLKSMREKSKMLSLPNSGYDILNLMESLIS, from the coding sequence ATGAATGTATTATATTTGTCAATATCAATGGGTGCAGGTCATTTAAAAGCAGCTGAGGCCTTAAAAGAATATGTGGATCAAAGATATCCGGATTCAAGGTCTCAAATAATTGATACATTTAAATACGTAAATCCGATAGTGCACAAAATATTTGTCGATGGGTATCTCAGTCTTATAAAAAACATACCTTGTGTTTATGGTGCTCTTTACAGGATGTCCGAACGCATGGAGAATATCAACAGGTTAAGCAATGCTTTAAGTAAGGCTTTTTCATATAAACTGGTAAAGCTTATTAAAGACTTTAATCCCTCTATAATTGTTTGCACTCATCCCTTTCCTTTACAAATTGTGTCATGCTTAAAAAAAGAGAAAAAAATCAATATACCCTCAATAGGTATTTTGACAGACTATGTCAATCACCCTTTTTGGTTTCATGATAACATTGAATCCTACATAGTAGCACACGATAATATAAAACGGGACATGGTTAAATGCGGTATACCTGAAAACCGTATACATACTTACGGAATTCCGGTTTCAAAAGTTTTTCTGCAAAAAACTTCCAGATGTAAACTTTTAGAGAAATACGGATTAAAGGACAAATTTACCGTTTTAATCATGGGTGGCAGCCTTGGATTTGGTAATATAAAAAAAGTTTTTCTTGCTTTCCTTGAATGTAAAAGAGATATACAACTAATTGTTGTCACAGGAAAAAATATAAAATTAAAGCATCAGCTTCAAAACTTCATTAATCATTACAATAAAAATGTATTGCTGATAGGTTACACCAACGAAGTCAATAATTTAATGGACATAGCAGACTTAATCATTACCAAGCCAGGGGGAATGACTATTTCTGAAGCATTGGTAAAAGAGCTTCCTATTTTAATTATGTCTCCGATACCTGGACAAGAGGAGCGTAATTGCTATTTTCTAACAAGCAATGGTGCAGCAGAAAAAATAGATGATGAAAAGGATATTAAAAAAATTATCGATACAATATTGGATACCCCCCATAAACTTAAGAGTATGCGGGAAAAATCAAAGATGCTTTCTCTTCCCAATTCCGGATATGATATACTAAATCTCATGGAATCTCTTATCAGCTAA
- the sleB gene encoding spore cortex-lytic enzyme: MILRTIKVLAILVIVFSIAISLIFDGQVFIAPIAEKLAPGMESEDVMKVQQRLKNWGYYDGSISGKYDLKTYLAVMDFQRVYGLPVNGITAKDTLEAMGLTTYAQSGAAMAAASKVSDEQLLARAINGEARGEVYEGQVAVGAVILNRTKDPRFPKTIAGVIYQPGAFTAVSDGQINVPLDPNSTVVKAARDALNGWDPTNGCLYYWNPATATSKWIWSRKIVKKIGKHYFGI, translated from the coding sequence ATCATTTTGAGAACTATAAAAGTATTGGCCATCCTTGTAATAGTATTTTCCATAGCCATATCGCTGATTTTTGACGGACAAGTATTTATTGCTCCTATAGCAGAAAAACTGGCGCCGGGGATGGAAAGCGAAGATGTTATGAAAGTGCAGCAAAGGCTGAAAAACTGGGGATATTACGATGGTAGTATTAGTGGCAAATATGACCTGAAGACTTATCTTGCAGTGATGGATTTTCAGCGAGTATACGGTCTTCCTGTGAACGGTATAACTGCAAAGGATACTTTAGAAGCAATGGGCCTTACCACCTATGCACAGTCGGGTGCAGCAATGGCAGCTGCCAGCAAGGTAAGCGATGAGCAGCTGTTGGCAAGAGCAATAAACGGAGAAGCCAGAGGTGAAGTTTATGAAGGACAGGTGGCAGTTGGAGCGGTTATTTTAAATAGGACTAAAGATCCAAGATTTCCTAAAACAATTGCCGGTGTAATATATCAGCCTGGAGCATTTACTGCAGTATCTGATGGACAGATTAACGTTCCTTTGGATCCAAATTCCACAGTTGTAAAAGCTGCAAGGGATGCCTTAAACGGATGGGATCCTACTAACGGATGCTTATACTATTGGAACCCTGCGACGGCAACCAGTAAATGGATTTGGTCCAGAAAAATCGTTAAAAAAATAGGAAAACACTATTTTGGTATATAA
- the ypeB gene encoding germination protein YpeB, translating into MSIREKLLDFKRRLSDRKMYSIVLVVIALIASWGIYQYKHAADLRQELDNQYNRAFYDMAGYVNNVEVLLIKSLISSSPTRTAATLQEAWRQANLAQTNLGQLPVSQQVLANTSKFLTQVGDLAYSINHQSMEGKKLTEEQYQLIEKLHGYSVSLRQSLNDLQNQLSSGRLKWGELAKKGTKLFQKTSSQMPSQQFENIDKTFQDYPTLIYDGPFSDHLTSVEPKGLTGDNISSEQAKQSVINFFGKDKVEAVTDIGKDDSSIIKTYSFSVKFKNAPKEQEAKIDVTQKGGHILWMLYNRPVNEEKINMDQAKELGRKFLEQHGYKNMVDTYYLKEDGTAVINYAYKQNDVVVYPDLIKVKVALDNGEIVGFESKGYLSSHCERNIPTPKLTMEEARALITSRMEILSSGLAIIPTDYKTELFTYEFKGKLNDRDFLVYINAETGKEEKILLIIDTPNGILTM; encoded by the coding sequence ATGAGTATAAGAGAAAAGTTACTGGATTTTAAAAGACGTTTATCCGACAGAAAAATGTATAGTATAGTGCTTGTAGTAATTGCTTTAATAGCATCATGGGGTATATACCAATACAAGCATGCTGCAGATTTGAGGCAGGAACTGGACAATCAGTATAATCGTGCTTTTTACGATATGGCGGGATACGTAAATAATGTTGAGGTACTGCTTATTAAATCATTAATAAGCTCTTCACCGACCAGGACCGCTGCGACGTTGCAGGAAGCTTGGAGGCAGGCAAATTTGGCACAGACAAACTTAGGGCAACTGCCCGTATCGCAGCAGGTTTTGGCAAATACATCAAAATTTTTAACACAGGTTGGGGATCTTGCTTATTCCATCAACCATCAAAGTATGGAAGGGAAAAAACTTACAGAGGAGCAGTACCAGCTTATTGAAAAACTTCACGGATATTCCGTTTCACTGAGGCAAAGCTTGAATGATTTACAAAATCAATTGTCATCGGGAAGACTTAAATGGGGAGAGCTTGCAAAAAAGGGTACAAAACTGTTTCAAAAAACTTCTTCTCAAATGCCGAGTCAACAGTTTGAGAATATTGACAAAACATTCCAGGATTATCCAACACTTATTTACGACGGGCCTTTCTCAGATCACTTAACCTCTGTTGAACCTAAAGGACTTACAGGGGACAATATTAGTTCTGAGCAGGCCAAACAAAGTGTTATAAATTTTTTTGGGAAAGACAAGGTTGAAGCAGTGACGGATATAGGCAAGGATGATTCCAGCATCATCAAAACCTATAGTTTCAGTGTTAAATTTAAGAATGCACCAAAGGAGCAGGAAGCTAAAATTGATGTTACTCAAAAGGGAGGACATATTTTATGGATGCTCTATAACAGGCCTGTCAATGAGGAAAAAATTAATATGGATCAGGCAAAAGAATTAGGCAGGAAGTTTTTGGAGCAACACGGATATAAAAATATGGTAGATACTTACTATCTTAAAGAGGACGGTACAGCGGTAATAAACTATGCTTATAAGCAGAACGATGTTGTTGTATATCCCGATTTGATAAAAGTGAAAGTAGCACTGGATAATGGAGAAATAGTCGGATTTGAAAGCAAAGGTTATCTTTCATCCCATTGTGAGAGAAATATTCCAACTCCTAAATTAACCATGGAGGAAGCCCGGGCATTAATTACCTCCAGAATGGAAATTTTAAGTTCAGGGCTTGCGATAATACCTACAGATTATAAAACAGAACTATTTACTTATGAGTTTAAAGGCAAGCTAAACGACAGGGATTTCCTGGTCTATATAAATGCAGAAACCGGAAAAGAGGAAAAGATTTTGTTGATTATAGACACTCCTAACGGCATACTTACAATGTAG
- a CDS encoding type II CAAX endopeptidase family protein, producing the protein MEEKPRINNDNLELINEKKDYFRKPSLWQVGALFSFVVIIFLYLGARLQKWNVNYGLFLSEVGLIFLPPVLFLIIFKFDVKKVLRINKPGFLNLILIFGIMIFSLPVIGVLNLLNFWIIKQIFGRYEIFQVPLSTESWGLLVGILIIGVLAGICEETLFRGVIQRGLERFGAAKSILITAVLFGLMHMDFQRFLGTFLLGALFGYLTYKSNSIFSSMFAHFANNSIAVCLMYASLKANEFLKQSGVNGIDSVEKISNGDIFETLASMSRIEIIGFIVVYAIIFCFSAIWLYLLLRFFAKHNSNRETEVPRDERPIPVRQLVSFIPGLLLILFYDVIDILRMGNIIDQSTMEQILRSIGL; encoded by the coding sequence ATGGAAGAAAAACCGAGAATTAATAATGATAACCTTGAATTGATAAATGAAAAAAAAGATTATTTTAGAAAACCCTCTCTTTGGCAAGTTGGTGCTCTTTTTTCGTTTGTTGTAATTATTTTCTTGTATTTGGGGGCACGCCTTCAAAAGTGGAACGTAAATTATGGTTTGTTTCTAAGTGAAGTAGGGTTGATATTTTTACCTCCTGTTCTGTTTTTAATTATTTTCAAATTTGATGTAAAGAAAGTTCTGAGAATTAATAAGCCTGGATTTCTGAATTTAATTTTGATTTTCGGTATTATGATATTTTCATTACCGGTTATAGGTGTTTTGAATTTGTTAAACTTTTGGATAATTAAGCAAATATTTGGGAGGTATGAAATTTTTCAGGTGCCTCTTTCTACTGAATCCTGGGGACTTTTAGTAGGAATTCTTATTATAGGAGTTCTAGCAGGGATTTGTGAAGAAACTCTTTTTAGGGGGGTTATCCAAAGAGGGCTTGAAAGGTTTGGAGCAGCAAAGTCAATACTTATTACTGCTGTTTTGTTTGGACTTATGCATATGGACTTTCAGAGGTTTTTGGGAACTTTTCTTTTGGGTGCGTTGTTTGGATACTTGACCTATAAAAGCAACTCAATATTTAGCAGTATGTTTGCACATTTTGCCAACAATTCCATAGCGGTGTGTTTGATGTATGCTTCACTTAAAGCGAATGAGTTTTTGAAGCAAAGCGGTGTAAATGGAATTGATAGTGTTGAAAAAATAAGCAATGGAGACATCTTTGAAACTCTTGCTTCAATGAGTCGAATAGAAATTATAGGCTTTATAGTTGTGTATGCTATTATATTTTGTTTTTCAGCTATATGGCTTTATTTACTTCTTCGTTTTTTTGCTAAGCATAACAGCAATAGAGAGACAGAGGTACCAAGAGATGAAAGGCCCATTCCGGTACGCCAGCTTGTTTCATTTATACCCGGTCTTCTTTTAATACTGTTTTATGATGTTATTGATATACTGAGAATGGGAAACATAATAGATCAGTCAACGATGGAGCAAATATTAAGGTCTATAGGATTATAG
- a CDS encoding ATP-binding protein has product MYKNIHIQIQNEYDKRQKEIHDEVMLRKKEVYSKIPEIEQIDNEIQLMGIKYTKMILQDSNTADSLVNELRDKIESLKSKKALLLNKFSYPSNYLEPKYNCNLCKDTGFVSNLGYTEKCSCYKQKYINCLYNQSNLKLALYENFSMFNENYYPDVVDEAKYGIRISPRENILKIKERAIEFIENIDSPDNKNLFFCGPTGVGKTFMINCIAAELINRGRTVLYQTAPSLFNTINEYKLRSFKETEYEDSTYDNIFDVELLIIDDLGTESPSAARYAELLNILNSRYDKNLQSPCKTIIATNMGVSKLHEYYDERVASRIIGSFDLFKFAGEDIRMLKRTDKAVSKNL; this is encoded by the coding sequence ATGTACAAGAACATACATATTCAAATCCAAAATGAATATGACAAAAGGCAAAAAGAAATACATGATGAAGTAATGCTTAGAAAAAAAGAAGTGTATTCAAAGATACCTGAAATAGAACAGATTGACAACGAAATTCAATTGATGGGAATAAAATATACCAAGATGATTTTACAGGATTCAAATACTGCCGATTCTTTGGTTAATGAACTGCGTGATAAAATTGAAAGTTTAAAGAGTAAAAAGGCACTGCTGCTTAATAAATTTTCGTATCCTTCCAATTATCTTGAGCCTAAATATAACTGCAATCTGTGTAAGGACACTGGCTTTGTAAGCAATTTAGGATATACGGAAAAGTGCTCTTGCTATAAGCAAAAATATATAAATTGCCTATATAATCAATCAAATCTGAAACTTGCTTTATATGAAAATTTTTCAATGTTTAACGAAAATTATTATCCCGATGTGGTGGATGAAGCAAAATACGGTATAAGAATATCTCCAAGGGAGAATATTTTAAAGATTAAAGAACGGGCCATTGAATTTATTGAAAACATTGACTCCCCAGACAACAAAAATTTGTTCTTCTGCGGTCCGACAGGTGTGGGAAAAACCTTCATGATAAATTGTATAGCTGCAGAATTGATAAACAGAGGTAGAACAGTTTTATATCAAACAGCTCCATCCCTTTTTAATACCATAAACGAATATAAGCTTAGAAGTTTCAAAGAAACTGAATATGAAGATTCAACCTATGACAATATATTTGATGTCGAACTGTTAATAATTGACGATCTCGGTACCGAGTCGCCTTCTGCTGCAAGGTATGCAGAGCTTTTAAATATATTAAACTCAAGGTATGATAAAAATCTTCAAAGCCCCTGTAAAACTATAATCGCAACAAATATGGGCGTGAGTAAACTTCATGAATATTACGACGAAAGAGTAGCTTCCCGAATAATTGGAAGTTTTGATTTATTTAAATTTGCAGGCGAGGATATACGTATGTTAAAAAGAACGGATAAAGCTGTCTCAAAAAATCTCTAA
- a CDS encoding DnaD domain protein translates to MFFEAYKTILYSDTLIPDIFITEYMPSMNPESLKVYIYCLFLSKYGKNATVEEFAKSLGMEVDKVKECLANLENLGVLTWKMDGIVLHDLKEKEIKKMYRLKTTSSPEEAVNNCEKNKKRNEIIYTINNSFFQGVMSPSWYTDIDAWFDKYQFDEDVMLALFQYCFDQKGLIKSYIEKVAESWKSRNIRNAFDLDNYSMEQKKFKDVRGAIIKKLKLGRNLTEYEDAYVEKWVMDYKYDFDIIELALRKTTAKSNPNFNYINSIITDWYNHGLKTKEEILMYDAKRKKNSSKRQEVSVPASSAPQQGNFEQRKYDEEYLDSLYENA, encoded by the coding sequence ATGTTTTTTGAAGCTTATAAAACAATTCTTTATTCCGACACTTTAATTCCTGATATTTTTATTACCGAATATATGCCATCAATGAACCCGGAAAGTTTGAAAGTATACATATATTGTCTCTTTTTAAGCAAGTACGGCAAAAATGCTACAGTAGAAGAGTTCGCAAAAAGCTTAGGTATGGAAGTGGATAAAGTTAAAGAGTGTTTAGCGAATCTCGAAAATTTAGGGGTACTTACATGGAAGATGGATGGCATTGTTTTACATGATTTAAAAGAAAAAGAAATTAAGAAAATGTATCGTCTTAAAACTACATCTTCTCCTGAAGAAGCAGTTAATAATTGTGAAAAGAATAAAAAGCGTAACGAGATTATTTATACGATAAATAATTCTTTTTTCCAGGGAGTAATGTCTCCTTCCTGGTATACCGATATTGACGCTTGGTTTGACAAGTACCAGTTTGATGAAGATGTAATGTTGGCTTTATTCCAGTACTGTTTTGACCAAAAAGGACTTATCAAGAGTTACATAGAAAAAGTGGCAGAAAGCTGGAAAAGCAGGAATATCCGTAATGCCTTTGACCTTGACAATTACTCTATGGAACAAAAAAAGTTCAAGGATGTTCGCGGTGCTATAATTAAAAAATTAAAGCTCGGAAGAAATCTGACAGAATATGAAGATGCCTATGTAGAAAAGTGGGTTATGGATTATAAGTATGATTTTGATATTATTGAACTTGCACTGAGAAAAACAACAGCCAAATCAAACCCAAACTTTAATTACATAAACAGTATCATCACCGATTGGTATAACCATGGTTTAAAAACCAAAGAGGAAATATTAATGTACGATGCAAAAAGAAAGAAAAATTCATCAAAACGTCAAGAAGTGTCTGTCCCTGCATCAAGTGCGCCGCAACAGGGTAATTTCGAGCAAAGAAAGTATGATGAAGAATATCTTGACAGCCTATATGAAAATGCTTAA
- a CDS encoding glycosyltransferase family 39 protein encodes MFTNRIKNIFSTAVLLMFTVFILFNTLFFIAAKPLKIYFRTHATISTLFFTAGAFICAGIIIFLYNKYNDKIKLDRQIPVMLALIFITAVPRFIWIACIKVTPLSDFNTYHIIATAFAKGNVIGGSYISLFPHYIGYPAFLAPFYRIFGASATVATVLNVVLSCIISLLTYSIGSSLFDKKCGFIGALIWAFWPSQIFYTALVSTETTFTFLMLLCIYFFISILKNKDKKGFFSTSLKFFLLGVLCSVSNIIRPVGQIVLIAICLYYLVFVIEKIRIKNNILPKIIFLAFILTGYLITSTLISFATSKAIGREIAKYPIGFNIYVGSNYESNGSWNAEDANTLTEIQKTPGITAQEIHNELLKRSWERIRNRSLFKNFIFICKKHGMIWPVDHDSLVYIRQGLIQEDMKFDFYKFERLLVKLSNFYYHTILLLCAFGGIILILKKNQEIPLFLVIIILSIVFLHFIVEVAGRYHFPTISIFSILASYGMSSLNDFNNINTIISRKGK; translated from the coding sequence ATGTTTACCAACAGGATAAAAAATATATTTTCAACAGCAGTTTTATTGATGTTCACTGTTTTTATTTTATTCAATACATTGTTTTTCATTGCTGCTAAGCCTTTAAAAATATATTTTAGAACACATGCTACCATATCCACATTATTTTTTACAGCTGGCGCATTTATTTGTGCCGGGATTATCATTTTTCTTTACAATAAATACAATGATAAAATAAAATTGGACAGGCAAATCCCAGTAATGCTGGCTCTCATTTTTATTACTGCAGTGCCGCGCTTTATTTGGATTGCATGTATTAAGGTAACTCCGCTTAGCGATTTTAATACATATCATATTATTGCCACAGCTTTTGCAAAAGGCAATGTCATTGGAGGCAGTTATATTTCCTTGTTTCCTCATTATATAGGTTATCCTGCTTTTTTAGCACCTTTTTACAGGATATTCGGTGCATCTGCCACTGTTGCCACTGTTTTAAATGTGGTTTTGAGCTGCATAATTTCGCTTCTTACATATAGTATCGGCTCTAGTCTTTTTGACAAAAAATGCGGCTTTATCGGTGCACTTATTTGGGCATTTTGGCCCTCTCAAATTTTTTACACTGCCTTAGTATCAACAGAGACTACTTTCACCTTTTTAATGCTTCTTTGCATATATTTCTTTATATCAATATTAAAAAACAAAGATAAAAAAGGCTTTTTTTCAACTTCATTGAAATTTTTTCTATTAGGCGTACTATGCTCCGTTTCAAATATTATAAGACCTGTTGGACAGATAGTTCTAATTGCTATTTGCTTATATTACCTGGTATTTGTCATTGAAAAAATAAGGATAAAAAACAACATACTTCCTAAAATTATCTTTTTAGCTTTTATCCTCACAGGCTACCTTATAACTTCGACTCTAATAAGTTTTGCCACTTCAAAAGCTATAGGAAGAGAAATTGCAAAATATCCTATTGGTTTTAACATATATGTAGGCTCAAACTATGAAAGCAACGGTTCATGGAATGCAGAAGATGCCAACACTCTTACTGAAATTCAAAAAACACCCGGTATCACAGCACAAGAAATTCATAACGAACTTCTAAAACGTTCATGGGAAAGAATAAGAAACAGGTCTCTTTTTAAAAACTTTATATTTATTTGCAAAAAACACGGCATGATTTGGCCTGTTGACCATGATAGCCTGGTATATATCCGACAAGGCCTTATACAAGAGGATATGAAATTTGATTTTTATAAGTTTGAACGTCTTCTTGTAAAGCTGTCCAATTTTTATTACCATACTATACTCTTACTTTGTGCCTTCGGAGGAATCATTCTCATATTAAAGAAAAATCAAGAAATCCCGCTTTTCCTTGTAATAATTATCTTAAGTATCGTATTTCTTCATTTTATCGTGGAAGTTGCCGGAAGATATCATTTCCCTACAATTTCAATTTTCTCAATACTTGCAAGTTACGGTATGTCATCTTTAAACGATTTTAACAATATAAACACTATTATAAGCAGGAAAGGAAAATAA
- a CDS encoding motility protein A, which produces MDIATIIGIIAGVVFLLGSIAWGGPLKPFWDAPSVICVVGGGISAAFITHKITEIKPIMKVVMKAFTSREESQIDIIRKLVELSMKARRDGLLSLEAEQEKIEDEFLKASLQLVIDGVEPDIIIDSMDLEIENMKARHDKGAGFFKTLAAQFPAWGMIGTLIGLIQLLLALDDPSKIGPAMSVALVTTFYGSVLANLICNPIANKLSTKSKEEIQQKKMIVEGILSIQAGENPKILEHKLKTFLSPKQKHEYDRIVSEASSSAGNK; this is translated from the coding sequence ATGGATATAGCAACAATTATTGGAATTATTGCTGGAGTAGTTTTTTTATTGGGATCAATAGCTTGGGGCGGGCCACTTAAACCGTTTTGGGATGCCCCTTCAGTTATTTGCGTTGTTGGAGGAGGTATTTCAGCTGCCTTTATCACGCATAAGATAACTGAAATAAAGCCTATAATGAAAGTTGTAATGAAAGCATTTACTTCAAGGGAAGAGTCGCAAATAGATATAATAAGAAAATTAGTAGAACTTTCTATGAAAGCAAGGCGTGATGGTTTGCTTTCACTGGAAGCGGAGCAGGAAAAGATTGAAGATGAGTTTTTGAAGGCATCTCTGCAGCTTGTAATCGATGGAGTAGAACCGGATATTATTATTGATTCTATGGATTTGGAAATTGAAAATATGAAAGCAAGGCATGACAAAGGTGCAGGGTTTTTTAAAACATTGGCGGCTCAGTTTCCTGCATGGGGTATGATAGGTACTCTTATAGGTCTTATCCAGTTATTGTTGGCCCTTGACGATCCTTCAAAAATTGGACCTGCCATGTCGGTAGCACTGGTAACAACTTTCTATGGCAGTGTACTTGCCAACCTTATTTGCAATCCCATTGCCAATAAGCTGTCTACGAAAAGTAAAGAGGAAATTCAGCAGAAAAAGATGATTGTAGAGGGAATACTGTCAATTCAGGCTGGAGAAAATCCCAAAATACTGGAACATAAGTTGAAAACCTTCCTGTCGCCTAAGCAGAAGCACGAATATGACAGAATTGTAAGTGAGGCAAGTAGCAGTGCAGGAAACAAATAG